Proteins encoded by one window of Streptomyces uncialis:
- the pdxR gene encoding MocR-like pyridoxine biosynthesis transcription factor PdxR, with the protein MTVSGTTSSDGPAGPGTSGVHARDAPGSAGPGAPVWELLRPAVAAPARGRGRALGSALREAVREGLLAPGTRLPSTRDLAADLGVSRGLVTEAYEQLTAEGYLRSGRGAGTWVGGAARAGRPRARDRAPRRRGATVDFSPGSPDLSMFPRAGWASAYRGALADLPHDTLGYPDPRGTPRLRTALAELLTRRRGVVADPERLLVCSGVTQAVTLLGFVLHARGERAVGVEDPGSPEQGALFASAGVRSVPLPLDEEGLAPGPLTDSGVRCAVTTPAHQFPLGIAYSARRRARLLDWARAVDGLLVEDDYDGDFRYDRSPVGALQGLDPERVAYTGSVSKSLAPGLRIGWLLPPARLADELVERKRTMDLGNPSLDQEALARFVESGAYERQLRRCGRAYRERRDTLVAALTECFPGARVTGISAGLHVIAALPRRYGPEARLLARAGEAGIVVRPLSVYGSAGTRAAAGDGGPVRLVFGYAHLTPARIVTGVRGLAAAVTRDG; encoded by the coding sequence ATGACGGTATCGGGGACCACTTCCAGCGACGGCCCGGCGGGGCCCGGCACGTCCGGCGTCCACGCGCGGGACGCGCCCGGGAGCGCCGGGCCCGGCGCTCCCGTGTGGGAGCTGTTGCGGCCCGCGGTGGCGGCGCCCGCGCGCGGGCGGGGCCGGGCGCTCGGGTCGGCCCTGCGTGAGGCGGTGCGCGAAGGGCTGCTGGCCCCGGGGACCAGGCTCCCGTCGACCCGGGACCTGGCCGCCGACCTCGGGGTCTCACGCGGGCTGGTCACGGAGGCGTACGAGCAGCTGACCGCGGAGGGCTATCTCCGCAGCGGCCGGGGCGCGGGTACCTGGGTGGGCGGCGCGGCGCGGGCGGGGCGGCCCCGCGCGCGTGACAGGGCGCCCCGGCGGCGCGGGGCCACCGTCGACTTCTCGCCCGGTTCGCCTGATCTGTCGATGTTCCCGCGCGCGGGATGGGCGTCCGCGTACCGGGGCGCGCTGGCGGACCTGCCGCACGACACGCTCGGCTACCCGGACCCCCGGGGCACGCCCCGGCTGCGCACGGCTCTCGCGGAGTTGCTGACACGGCGGCGCGGGGTGGTGGCCGACCCGGAGCGGCTGCTGGTGTGCTCCGGGGTGACGCAGGCGGTGACCCTGCTGGGGTTCGTGCTGCACGCGCGCGGGGAGCGCGCGGTGGGCGTCGAGGACCCGGGCAGCCCGGAGCAGGGGGCGTTGTTCGCGTCGGCGGGGGTGCGGAGCGTACCGCTGCCCCTGGACGAGGAGGGGCTGGCGCCGGGGCCGCTGACGGACTCGGGGGTGCGGTGCGCGGTGACAACGCCCGCCCACCAGTTCCCGCTGGGCATCGCGTACTCGGCGCGGCGCCGGGCGCGGCTGCTGGACTGGGCGCGGGCCGTGGACGGTCTGCTGGTGGAGGACGACTACGACGGTGACTTCCGCTACGACCGCTCCCCCGTGGGCGCGCTCCAGGGGCTCGACCCGGAGCGTGTCGCGTACACCGGGTCGGTGAGCAAGTCCCTGGCGCCCGGGCTGCGCATCGGCTGGCTGCTGCCTCCCGCGCGGCTGGCGGACGAACTCGTCGAGCGCAAGAGGACCATGGACCTGGGCAATCCGTCGCTGGACCAGGAGGCCCTGGCGCGGTTCGTGGAGAGCGGCGCGTACGAGCGCCAGTTGCGGCGCTGCGGGCGGGCCTACCGGGAGCGCCGGGACACCCTCGTCGCGGCGCTGACGGAGTGCTTCCCGGGCGCGCGGGTGACCGGGATCTCCGCCGGTCTGCATGTGATCGCCGCGCTGCCCCGCCGCTACGGCCCCGAGGCGCGGCTGCTGGCCCGGGCGGGGGAGGCGGGCATCGTGGTGCGACCGCTGTCGGTGTACGGGTCCGCCGGGACGCGGGCGGCGGCCGGGGACGGCGGGCCGGTGCGGCTGGTGTTCGGTTACGCGCATCTGACGCCGGCGCGGATCGTGACGGGGGTGCGGGGGCTGGCCGCGGCTGTCACGCGGGACGGTTGA
- a CDS encoding DMT family transporter: protein MNVNSARGSLSAAFACVLVGGSFTANSLLGEYPYAGGQFLRYGLAFLLLIPLVGRGAMAAVRRLGPRQWARLCLLAAVGMVGFNLAVLAAERTAEPAVPGVLVGCAPVVVAVLVPLLDGRRPRRIVLYGALLVAAGAFTVQGWGRTDTAGIAFSVCALLGEVGFAVIAVPLLRPLGPRLLTAVVCAVAAAESALVGLLADGGDWLRVPDTTETLVLLWQAVVVTVVGFICWYLGVQRIGAERATLFSGLIPVAAACTAPLVGAGGYGAAQAAGSALVAAGVALGAGAFGGRGARRPAGRGAPTGGRDGTRARLGSLPRGGRPGGDGGH, encoded by the coding sequence ATGAATGTGAACTCCGCACGCGGGTCGCTGTCCGCCGCCTTCGCCTGTGTCCTGGTCGGCGGCTCCTTCACCGCCAACAGCCTGCTGGGCGAGTACCCCTACGCGGGCGGACAGTTCCTCCGGTACGGACTCGCCTTCCTGCTGCTGATCCCGCTGGTGGGCCGGGGCGCCATGGCCGCCGTCCGGCGTCTGGGACCCCGCCAGTGGGCACGCCTGTGCCTGCTCGCGGCCGTCGGCATGGTCGGCTTCAACCTCGCGGTGCTCGCGGCGGAGCGCACCGCCGAACCGGCCGTGCCCGGCGTCCTCGTGGGCTGCGCGCCGGTCGTCGTCGCCGTCCTCGTCCCCCTCCTCGACGGCCGCCGCCCGCGCCGGATCGTGCTGTACGGCGCGCTGCTCGTCGCGGCGGGCGCGTTCACCGTGCAGGGCTGGGGGCGCACCGACACGGCCGGGATCGCGTTCTCCGTCTGCGCGCTGCTCGGGGAGGTCGGGTTCGCGGTGATCGCCGTCCCGCTGCTGCGCCCGCTGGGACCCCGGCTGCTGACCGCGGTGGTCTGCGCGGTGGCCGCCGCCGAGTCGGCGCTCGTCGGGCTGCTCGCCGACGGGGGTGACTGGCTGCGGGTCCCGGACACCACGGAGACGCTGGTGCTCCTGTGGCAGGCGGTGGTCGTCACCGTGGTCGGCTTCATCTGCTGGTACCTGGGTGTGCAGCGCATCGGCGCGGAGCGCGCGACGCTGTTCTCCGGCCTCATCCCGGTCGCCGCCGCCTGCACGGCCCCCCTGGTCGGCGCAGGCGGCTACGGGGCCGCCCAGGCCGCCGGAAGCGCCCTCGTGGCGGCGGGGGTGGCCCTGGGCGCCGGGGCGTTCGGCGGTCGCGGGGCCCGGCGGCCGGCCGGCCGCGGTGCGCCGACCGGCGGCCGGGACGGCACACGCGCCCGGCTCGGGTCCCTCCCGCGCGGCGGGCGGCCGGGCGGCGACGGCGGGCACTGA
- the sigJ gene encoding RNA polymerase sigma factor SigJ — protein sequence MAADTATDVFEEHRSVLLGVAYRMLGRVADAEDVVQDAWLRWAAADRGDVREPRGFLVRVTTRLAIDRLRHVQSRREAYVGPWLPEPLVTDHTAAVPDGADRVVLADSVSIAVLVVLESLSPLERAVFVLREAFGYPYADIAVTLDRSESAVRQLAGRARKHVGEGRPRFDVDPAEQRDLTERFLAAAADGDIGRLLSLLAPDASLVGDSGGKSKAPLRIIETAAKVARFLAGAARKGVDEHTTFETLELNGAVAILARYDGKPDAVFQLDVADGRVQRVYVIRNPDKLVSLG from the coding sequence GTGGCTGCCGACACCGCGACCGACGTCTTCGAGGAACACCGCTCCGTGCTGCTGGGAGTGGCCTACCGCATGCTCGGCCGGGTGGCCGACGCCGAGGACGTCGTCCAGGACGCGTGGCTGCGCTGGGCGGCCGCCGACCGCGGTGACGTACGCGAGCCGCGCGGCTTCCTGGTCCGGGTCACCACCCGTCTCGCGATCGACCGGCTGCGGCACGTCCAGTCGCGCCGGGAGGCGTACGTCGGCCCCTGGCTGCCCGAACCACTGGTGACGGACCACACGGCGGCCGTCCCCGACGGCGCCGACCGTGTGGTGCTCGCCGACTCCGTCTCGATCGCCGTCCTCGTGGTCCTGGAGTCGCTGTCCCCCCTGGAGCGGGCGGTGTTCGTCCTGCGGGAGGCGTTCGGGTACCCGTACGCCGATATCGCCGTCACCCTCGACCGCTCCGAATCCGCCGTCCGGCAGCTCGCGGGCCGGGCGCGCAAACACGTCGGGGAGGGCAGGCCGCGCTTCGACGTGGACCCCGCCGAACAGCGCGACCTCACCGAACGCTTCCTGGCCGCGGCCGCCGACGGCGACATCGGGCGGCTGCTGTCGCTGCTGGCTCCCGACGCGAGCCTGGTGGGCGACAGCGGGGGCAAGAGCAAGGCGCCCCTGCGGATCATCGAGACCGCCGCGAAGGTGGCCCGCTTCCTGGCGGGCGCCGCGCGCAAGGGCGTCGACGAGCACACGACCTTCGAGACGCTCGAACTCAACGGGGCGGTCGCGATCCTCGCACGGTACGACGGCAAGCCCGACGCCGTGTTCCAACTGGACGTCGCCGACGGCCGCGTTCAGCGCGTCTACGTCATCCGCAATCCGGACAAGCTCGTCTCCCTGGGCTGA